From a single Calothrix sp. NIES-2098 genomic region:
- the nifH2 gene encoding nitrogenase reductase, with the protein MSIDSKIRQIAFYGKGGIGKSTTSQNTLAAMAEMGQRILIVGCDPKADSTRLMLHSKAQTTVLHLAAERGAVEDLELEEVMLTGFRGVKCVESGGPEPGVGCAGRGIITAINFLEENGAYQDVDFVSYDVLGDVVCGGFAMPIRENKAQEIYIVTSGEMMAMYAANNIARGILKYAHTGGVRLGGLICNSRNVDREIELIETLAKRLNTQMIHYVPRDNIVQHAELRRMTVNEYAPDSNQSNEYRILANKIINNQNLQIPTPIEMEELEELLIEFGILESEENAAKMIGQPAQSTTK; encoded by the coding sequence ATGTCTATCGATAGCAAAATCAGACAAATAGCTTTCTACGGTAAAGGTGGTATTGGTAAGTCTACTACCTCTCAAAATACTCTGGCAGCTATGGCAGAAATGGGTCAACGCATCCTAATTGTTGGTTGCGATCCTAAAGCTGACTCGACTCGTTTAATGTTGCACAGTAAAGCTCAAACCACCGTTTTGCACTTGGCTGCTGAACGTGGTGCAGTAGAAGATTTAGAATTAGAAGAAGTCATGCTGACTGGCTTCCGCGGTGTTAAGTGCGTAGAGTCTGGTGGCCCAGAACCAGGTGTAGGTTGTGCTGGTCGCGGTATCATCACCGCCATTAACTTCTTAGAAGAAAACGGCGCTTACCAAGATGTTGACTTTGTATCTTACGACGTATTAGGTGACGTTGTTTGCGGTGGTTTTGCTATGCCTATCCGTGAAAACAAAGCACAAGAAATTTACATCGTTACCTCTGGCGAAATGATGGCGATGTATGCTGCTAACAACATCGCTCGCGGTATTTTGAAATATGCACACACTGGTGGTGTACGTTTGGGTGGTTTGATTTGTAATAGCCGGAACGTTGACAGAGAAATCGAATTGATCGAAACTCTGGCAAAACGCTTGAACACCCAAATGATTCACTACGTACCTCGCGACAATATTGTTCAACACGCTGAGTTGCGCCGGATGACTGTTAATGAGTACGCACCAGATAGCAACCAATCTAACGAATACCGCATATTAGCTAACAAGATTATCAACAACCAAAATCTTCAAATTCCTACACCAATTGAAATGGAAGAACTAGAAGAGTTATTGATTGAATTCGGTATTCTCGAAAGCGAAGAAAATGCGGCGAAAATGATTGGTCAGCCTGCCCAAAGCACTACAAAGTAA
- a CDS encoding histidine kinase, giving the protein MPYQLLRNLFKVRQDKSAPQNKLPNLRTPLILIGSTLAIGVVGITSYLVAKKLIIEQLQDKALLQVRQGTDEIDQWLAICSIEIQTIANTDVARSLNWAVIQPYLNAEIQRTNEFYKIALSLPNGSYYNTEIGKTNANNKDRDFIQKAMAGQVNISDPFISRTTGIPSVAIAAPIRQSYDLTSRPIGVVNGSLKVDRITQVVNRLHYGNGSYAFALNSKGEPIIHPNPALMSTEEKPAPSFLDSTDSNLAALASRMVKQERGIELIPIDGINKYVAYVHLKQANWSIALVIPRENIESQLQALNLLASILGGLLGVAAIIAWRQIQLSQRAKLQVVLLSQQQEKLQQQAQELEQALRQLQQTQAQLIQTEKMSSLSQLVAGVAHEINNPVSFIYSNITPANEYIDDLLRLLQLYQYHYPQPVAEIEDEAEAIELNFLMQDLPKLLNSIKVGAERIKQIVLSLRNFSRLDEADMKLVNIHEGIDSTLIFLESRLKDTPERPAIKIIKEYAELPLVECYAGELNQVFINLLTNAIDAIEETFALHPLTPKDEESNAKSLIKRQGKIRIQTELAADRQIIIRIVDNGVGIPETLQKQLFNPFFTTKPVGKGTGLGLSISYQIVTEKHQGKLQCNSTFGAGTEFLMSIPISQQQQIAA; this is encoded by the coding sequence ATGCCCTATCAACTATTGCGTAATTTGTTCAAAGTTAGGCAAGACAAATCTGCGCCGCAAAATAAACTGCCTAATCTAAGAACACCACTAATTTTGATTGGTTCTACCTTAGCAATAGGTGTGGTTGGCATTACTAGCTACTTGGTAGCCAAAAAGCTAATTATTGAACAACTTCAAGACAAAGCATTGCTTCAGGTTCGTCAAGGAACGGATGAAATCGATCAATGGTTAGCAATTTGCTCTATTGAAATTCAAACTATTGCTAATACAGATGTAGCGCGTTCTTTAAATTGGGCAGTTATTCAACCATATTTAAACGCAGAAATTCAGCGAACTAATGAATTTTACAAAATCGCACTATCGCTGCCTAACGGTTCCTATTACAACACTGAGATAGGCAAAACCAATGCCAATAATAAGGATCGGGATTTTATTCAAAAAGCAATGGCAGGACAAGTCAATATATCAGATCCATTCATTAGTCGAACTACTGGAATTCCTTCTGTAGCGATCGCGGCTCCGATTCGTCAAAGTTACGACCTTACCAGTCGTCCCATTGGAGTTGTGAACGGTAGCTTGAAGGTAGATCGAATTACTCAAGTAGTCAACAGACTGCACTACGGTAATGGTAGTTATGCATTTGCACTTAACTCTAAGGGAGAACCAATTATTCATCCCAATCCAGCGTTGATGTCAACGGAAGAAAAACCTGCTCCTAGTTTTCTAGATTCAACAGACTCTAATTTAGCAGCGCTTGCTAGTCGGATGGTAAAACAAGAACGAGGAATAGAACTTATTCCCATTGATGGAATCAACAAATATGTTGCTTATGTTCATCTCAAACAAGCGAATTGGTCAATAGCTCTGGTTATACCGCGTGAAAACATCGAATCTCAACTACAAGCGCTCAACTTACTTGCTTCTATATTGGGCGGACTGCTAGGAGTTGCAGCAATTATCGCTTGGCGACAAATACAACTATCTCAAAGAGCTAAATTGCAGGTTGTGCTGCTTAGTCAACAACAAGAAAAATTACAACAGCAAGCGCAAGAATTGGAGCAAGCTTTAAGGCAATTACAACAAACTCAAGCTCAGTTGATTCAAACTGAAAAAATGTCTAGCTTAAGTCAGTTAGTAGCAGGAGTAGCACACGAAATCAACAATCCAGTCAGTTTTATTTATAGTAATATTACTCCCGCCAATGAATATATTGATGATTTGCTCAGATTACTACAACTTTATCAATATCACTATCCCCAGCCAGTAGCAGAAATTGAAGATGAGGCAGAAGCAATTGAATTGAATTTCTTAATGCAAGACTTGCCGAAGTTGCTGAATTCTATCAAAGTTGGTGCTGAGAGAATTAAACAAATTGTGCTATCTCTCAGAAACTTCTCACGTTTAGATGAGGCAGACATGAAGTTAGTAAATATCCACGAAGGTATTGATAGTACACTCATATTTTTAGAAAGTCGCCTCAAGGATACACCAGAGCGTCCAGCAATTAAAATTATTAAAGAATATGCCGAACTACCACTAGTGGAATGCTACGCTGGAGAACTCAATCAGGTATTTATAAATCTTCTCACAAACGCAATTGATGCCATAGAAGAGACATTCGCCCTTCATCCTCTCACACCTAAAGATGAAGAAAGTAACGCTAAATCATTGATAAAGCGTCAAGGTAAAATTCGCATTCAAACTGAACTGGCTGCCGATCGACAAATAATTATTCGCATTGTTGATAATGGAGTGGGAATTCCTGAGACTTTGCAAAAACAATTATTTAATCCCTTTTTTACTACTAAACCTGTTGGGAAAGGCACAGGCTTGGGTTTATCTATTAGTTATCAGATTGTTACTGAAAAACATCAGGGTAAATTGCAGTGTAATTCTACTTTTGGTGCAGGAACAGAATTTCTCATGTCAATTCCAATAAGCCAGCAACAGCAGATTGCTGCCTAA